The Neochlamydia sp. S13 genome has a segment encoding these proteins:
- a CDS encoding MIP/aquaporin family protein, with amino-acid sequence MNIAWLLAEFIGTFTLIFIGAGSICLNEMTHGGVGLLGIAVAHGLALAVMVSALAHISGGKFNPAVSLAVWAGGQQSTILTFTEIVAQLLGAIVGAFALQGIFPAATLSLAKLGTPMIESSLSSSVGIFTEATLTFLLVLVVYGTVIDTRGDSKGIGGFAIGGFILCGILMGGGLTGAAMNPARAFGPALVAGEWAYQYVYWIGPIIGGLLAGILYSRLLMKHKL; translated from the coding sequence ATGAATATAGCTTGGTTGTTAGCAGAATTTATTGGCACATTTACTCTCATCTTTATTGGTGCAGGATCCATTTGCTTAAATGAGATGACCCATGGGGGAGTGGGGTTGTTAGGAATCGCTGTTGCTCATGGCCTTGCCCTTGCAGTAATGGTATCAGCGTTGGCACACATTTCGGGAGGAAAGTTTAATCCCGCAGTGAGTTTGGCAGTGTGGGCTGGTGGCCAGCAAAGTACGATTCTTACCTTTACTGAAATAGTCGCTCAACTTTTAGGCGCTATTGTAGGAGCTTTTGCTTTACAAGGGATATTTCCTGCTGCTACTCTTTCTCTAGCTAAGTTAGGAACTCCTATGATAGAGTCTAGCTTATCTAGTTCCGTAGGAATTTTTACTGAAGCTACCTTGACTTTTTTACTCGTGCTAGTGGTTTATGGAACGGTTATAGACACACGAGGGGATTCTAAAGGCATCGGCGGATTTGCGATCGGGGGTTTTATCTTATGTGGCATATTAATGGGAGGGGGACTAACCGGGGCTGCCATGAATCCTGCTAGAGCTTTTGGCCCTGCTCTTGTGGCAGGCGAGTGGGCTTATCAATATGTCTACTGGATAGGGCCTATCATAGGTGGACTTCTAGCGGGAATCTTATATAGCCGGCTACTAATGAAGCATAAACTTTAA
- a CDS encoding cation:proton antiporter, with amino-acid sequence MHQPPLIEDLAVVLCIAAIMTVLFQKIKQPTVLGYLIAGIIIGPYTPPFSLIDDEFEIKLLAELGIIFLMFSLGLEFTFGKLRRLGLSAIIIGLFEVALMVIIGFFAGKILGWSPYECLLLGAALSISSTTIIVKALEEFNLKRFSFAELMVGVLLMEDLLAILLLVYVSTLGAPGEVLSTRIVSTSLKLLQVITSWFLVGYFALPYIMRKIQNYITAETLTIISVGLCLFLSSVAVYFNYSAALGAFIMGSILAETPLVHKIEKLTLPIRDIFAAVFFVSVGMLIDPLLIIKYWPSILILSLVTITGKFLTSGLGALLAGQRVSDSIRIGFSMAQIGEFSFIIVGLGSSLVATDGSLYPIVVAISAITTFATPYLIKLSLQISYRIENSMPQKGAMLLKKYHAWILPIVRGHLGPKGMEEKKIVRFIVNAIIMAILATISAQVIIPRFLPIVDQQWPFQFIFWLMLYILASPFIWAMLFTYPSSKANKKACMLQILLWVITAAELSMLSCLYLSFPWVAIPLSIVLSIYFTLFFRPLKRCYTWLENRLINNLTCKHELDETLLQGLAPWDSTLVKIKVKEHFPFIGQSLEECRLRPSFGINIVAIQRHLKTIWLPNAQERILPEDELVVLGENEEINRFNLSIQRIKEVVDLEESPAMEIQKMYVDANPCLLHVPISSAIVKQHIKGLIVGLERNGKHILNPLSPTILQQGDILLYIVKKDERI; translated from the coding sequence ATGCATCAACCACCTCTTATAGAAGATCTAGCAGTAGTATTATGCATAGCGGCCATAATGACTGTACTTTTTCAAAAGATTAAGCAGCCTACTGTCCTAGGTTATCTGATAGCAGGTATTATTATCGGCCCTTACACTCCTCCTTTTTCCTTAATCGATGATGAATTTGAAATTAAATTACTCGCTGAACTTGGGATAATTTTCTTAATGTTTTCATTAGGCTTAGAATTTACTTTCGGTAAATTAAGAAGACTAGGGCTATCGGCGATTATTATAGGTTTATTCGAAGTTGCCTTAATGGTTATCATCGGTTTTTTTGCGGGCAAAATACTCGGCTGGTCTCCCTATGAATGCCTTTTGTTAGGCGCCGCTTTATCGATCTCTTCCACTACTATTATTGTTAAAGCCTTGGAAGAATTTAATCTAAAAAGGTTCTCATTTGCTGAGCTAATGGTTGGGGTACTTCTAATGGAAGATTTGCTAGCTATCTTATTGCTAGTATATGTTTCAACCTTGGGGGCTCCTGGAGAAGTTCTCTCCACCCGAATCGTATCAACCTCTTTAAAGCTTTTGCAGGTAATTACCAGCTGGTTTCTTGTAGGCTATTTTGCTTTGCCCTATATTATGCGGAAAATACAAAATTATATTACTGCCGAGACTTTGACTATTATCTCTGTAGGATTATGCCTTTTCCTTAGCTCTGTAGCCGTTTACTTTAACTATTCGGCTGCATTAGGTGCCTTTATTATGGGCTCTATTCTAGCCGAAACACCTTTAGTCCATAAAATCGAAAAATTAACTTTGCCCATCCGGGATATATTTGCTGCAGTATTTTTTGTATCGGTAGGAATGTTAATTGATCCGCTACTAATTATAAAATATTGGCCTTCTATTCTCATCCTTTCTTTAGTAACTATTACCGGCAAGTTTTTAACTAGCGGCTTAGGAGCGTTATTAGCAGGACAAAGGGTTTCTGATTCAATAAGGATCGGTTTTAGCATGGCTCAAATAGGAGAGTTTTCATTTATCATTGTTGGATTAGGAAGTTCATTGGTAGCTACCGATGGATCCTTGTATCCTATCGTGGTCGCTATTTCAGCAATTACCACTTTTGCTACCCCTTATTTGATAAAACTTAGCCTGCAGATTAGCTATCGTATTGAAAACTCTATGCCTCAGAAGGGGGCCATGCTATTGAAAAAATATCATGCTTGGATACTTCCTATTGTGAGGGGCCACTTGGGGCCCAAGGGGATGGAAGAAAAAAAGATCGTGCGCTTCATTGTCAATGCTATCATTATGGCTATCTTAGCGACAATAAGTGCCCAAGTGATTATTCCTCGCTTTCTTCCTATAGTAGATCAACAATGGCCATTTCAGTTTATCTTTTGGTTAATGCTCTACATACTAGCCTCTCCTTTTATTTGGGCAATGTTATTTACCTATCCTTCTTCAAAAGCCAACAAAAAAGCCTGCATGTTACAGATATTGCTCTGGGTCATCACCGCCGCTGAATTGAGCATGTTATCTTGTCTATACCTTTCCTTTCCCTGGGTAGCAATTCCGCTAAGCATTGTTCTCTCTATTTACTTTACCCTATTTTTTCGGCCGCTTAAGAGGTGTTACACATGGTTGGAAAATCGCCTGATTAATAATTTGACTTGCAAACATGAGCTAGATGAGACTCTCTTACAAGGCTTAGCTCCTTGGGATAGTACCTTGGTAAAAATCAAAGTTAAAGAGCATTTTCCTTTTATTGGCCAAAGTTTAGAGGAGTGTCGCTTACGTCCATCTTTTGGAATTAATATCGTGGCCATCCAAAGGCATCTAAAGACAATTTGGTTACCTAATGCTCAAGAGCGAATTTTGCCGGAGGATGAATTGGTCGTTTTGGGAGAAAATGAGGAAATTAACCGATTCAATTTATCGATACAACGTATTAAAGAGGTTGTGGATTTAGAGGAGTCTCCAGCTATGGAGATTCAAAAAATGTATGTCGATGCAAACCCTTGCCTTCTTCATGTGCCTATCTCAAGTGCCATTGTTAAGCAGCATATAAAAGGGCTTATTGTAGGTTTAGAAAGGAACGGGAAGCATATTTTAAATCCTCTTTCTCCTACTATTTTACAGCAAGGAGATATTTTACTTTATATTGTTAAAAAAGATGAAAGAATCTAA
- a CDS encoding patatin-like phospholipase family protein translates to MRFPINKTLLTVEKKIRFFTALMFLLLLFSVSGCRYSHRLVPTVNPPSVPSFYVPKKIRVALVLGSGGVRGMAHVGVIEELEAAGISVDLIVGCSAGSIVGALYADNPCAKYIKEAVWNLKAASLLDFDLWQCRYGLCQGRSLSKVLNKYLKSETFEELKIPLVIVASDLNSGELIPIGSGDVEKAVQASCSIPFIFVPQEHLGRILVDGGVVNPVPVEVAFDIGAELIIAVDLCELLPRTFPTNLFEVATRSAEIAFMWQNETCCHHADVIIRPKTCDIGTFSDHLRDQIYEAGRRAAREKIPDILKKLDALKANSINDSLEEDDWCLYSPQCYTPQIYLKKTAPGSAPD, encoded by the coding sequence ATGAGATTCCCTATTAATAAAACACTTCTTACAGTTGAAAAAAAAATTAGATTCTTTACTGCTTTAATGTTCCTTTTATTGCTCTTCTCTGTGAGTGGGTGTCGTTACTCTCATCGTCTCGTGCCGACTGTAAATCCTCCTTCTGTGCCTTCATTTTACGTCCCTAAAAAGATTCGTGTCGCATTAGTCCTAGGGAGTGGTGGCGTGCGTGGTATGGCCCATGTAGGAGTTATTGAAGAACTTGAAGCTGCAGGAATATCGGTGGATTTAATAGTTGGATGTAGTGCAGGCAGTATTGTAGGCGCTTTATATGCAGATAACCCTTGTGCTAAATATATTAAAGAAGCTGTTTGGAACTTAAAGGCAGCTTCTTTGTTAGATTTTGATTTATGGCAGTGTCGTTATGGTCTTTGTCAGGGTCGCTCGTTAAGTAAAGTTTTAAATAAATATTTAAAATCCGAAACTTTTGAAGAGCTAAAAATTCCTTTAGTGATAGTGGCTAGTGACTTAAATTCAGGAGAATTGATTCCCATAGGGTCAGGAGATGTGGAAAAAGCCGTCCAGGCCTCTTGCTCGATTCCTTTTATATTTGTACCTCAAGAACACCTAGGACGTATACTAGTGGACGGGGGAGTGGTCAATCCAGTTCCTGTAGAGGTGGCGTTTGATATAGGAGCTGAGCTTATTATCGCGGTAGATCTTTGTGAACTTTTACCACGTACTTTTCCCACCAATCTTTTTGAAGTAGCCACCCGTAGTGCAGAGATAGCCTTTATGTGGCAAAATGAGACCTGCTGTCATCATGCGGATGTAATTATCCGTCCTAAAACTTGTGATATTGGTACTTTTAGTGATCATTTAAGAGACCAGATTTATGAAGCAGGAAGGCGCGCTGCCAGGGAAAAAATTCCTGATATCTTGAAGAAGTTAGACGCTTTAAAAGCCAACTCTATTAATGATAGCTTAGAGGAAGATGATTGGTGTCTCTATTCACCTCAATGTTATACACCTCAAATTTATCTAAAGAAAACAGCTCCTGGGAGTGCGCCTGATTGA